Proteins from a genomic interval of Papaver somniferum cultivar HN1 chromosome 4, ASM357369v1, whole genome shotgun sequence:
- the LOC113271533 gene encoding uncharacterized protein LOC113271533 — protein sequence MVVESEEAIPIPMGIDEEEDDSLALELIPPFFFVDNEEVDSLEDLIPSFLFDESSDLELIPSYFFEEDDDSIQLDLIPQLLFVENEDVGSLNGVRSHSKEAVTPEMNFSELNQIKSDEVYGSALDFQSNKFEITFENSEYLKKLFFHHNKLLSLDCFSLYPDDTPCLFDRGIRTPYVDFLFCGMGV from the exons ATGGTTGTTGAATCTGAAGAAGCAATACCAATTCCTATgggtattgatgaagaagaagatgattcgcTTGCGTTGGAATTGATTCCTCCATTTTTCTTTGTCGACAATGAAGAAGTTGATTCTCTAGAGGatttgattccttcatttttattCGATGAATCTTCGGATTTAGAGTTGATTCCTTcttatttctttgaagaagatgatgattctaTCCAATTGGATTTAATTCCTCAATTATTGTTTGTTGAAAACGAAGATGTTGGTTCACTTAATGGTGTGCGATCCCATTCTAAGGAAGCTGTTACACCAGAGATGAACTTCTCCGAGTTGAATCAAATCAAAAGTGATGAGGTATATGGTTCTGCCCTGGATTTTCAATCCAATAAGTTTGAGATAACTTTCGAAAATTCTGAATACTTGAAGAAGTTGTTCTTTCATCACAACAAGTTACTCTCTCTGGATTGTTTTTCTCTCTATCCTGATGATACTCCATGCTTATTTGATCGAG GCATTCGAACTCCGTATGTGGACTTCTTGTTTTGTGGAATGGGAGTTTGA